DNA sequence from the Desulforegulaceae bacterium genome:
CGAAAGCGGTATTTTACTCGAAGAATAAAGTTTTTGAAAGAAGTGATAATTAAAACTAAATTATTAGCCCTTGCAAAAACTTCAAAACCTGTACATTCTTCTCATTTTCTGCTTTAGCATATTCAATAGCATCTAAAAGAGAAATCTTTTCTTTTGCCACAACCATGACCAATTCTGCTTGATATTCAGGTAATTTATGTGCGATTACATCCCAAACGATCTCTTCATCTATTCCAAAGTAGCCATGGCTGATTTGATTGCGAAAGTCAACAATGCGACGATATTCGCTTTTAAGAAGTCCGCTGTTTAAGAGTATTTTGGTGGCTTCGCCGATGATCTCAAGCTCTCTGATGCACGCATCCCATGCCATTTCATGTACGAGCAGTTCAGCTCCATTTTTTATCTTACATGTAAAGCGGAAAATTTTATCGATAGCAATGAAAATATCGACGATGTAGAGACTTATATCACGATTAGACATAAAGCACTTCGTGGGCAATTTTTTCTTTAATGAGTTTACGAATCGACTTTTCAAGCCCCAAATCAACTTTAGCACCTAACTCTTTTTCTAAGAGTTCTTTGAGTGCGTAATAATTATCAAAACTTGAGGGCATATCGACAATGATGTCAATGTCACTTTGAGGTGTTTGTTGCTCTTTGGCGTAGCTACCAAAAAGTCCTATTTTTTTGACATTAAACTGTTCTTGCAAAAAGGGTTTGTGTGTTTTTAGGTAGTCCAAAATCAACTCTCTTGTCATAATACACTCCCACTTTTTAGTGTTTCTATTGTAGCGAAAAAAGCTTTTTTTATCTATTTTCTTTCATTTTGAAATATTTTTAATCACCTCTTTTTTACTGGGCTATGATAAGCGCATTAAAACAGTGAGGTGAGAAATGATTTTAGGAAAATGCCCCTTTTGTGGTGGCAATGTGCTTTCACAAAAGATAACCGCTAGAGGTCAAAAAATAAATCTTTATCATTGTGAGCATGCCATTAAAGAGCGCGATATGAACGATGATTATGTTTTTAGTGCCACGTCCACCTGTCGTTTTCAAGTTTACTCCA
Encoded proteins:
- a CDS encoding DUF86 domain-containing protein yields the protein MSNRDISLYIVDIFIAIDKIFRFTCKIKNGAELLVHEMAWDACIRELEIIGEATKILLNSGLLKSEYRRIVDFRNQISHGYFGIDEEIVWDVIAHKLPEYQAELVMVVAKEKISLLDAIEYAKAENEKNVQVLKFLQGLII
- a CDS encoding nucleotidyltransferase family protein, encoding MTRELILDYLKTHKPFLQEQFNVKKIGLFGSYAKEQQTPQSDIDIIVDMPSSFDNYYALKELLEKELGAKVDLGLEKSIRKLIKEKIAHEVLYV